From Coffea arabica cultivar ET-39 chromosome 10e, Coffea Arabica ET-39 HiFi, whole genome shotgun sequence, one genomic window encodes:
- the LOC113711815 gene encoding peptide deformylase 1B, chloroplastic-like isoform X2, with the protein MAGATWLYSSPFSKALLSKLPGTATIAPSIFRRLHRFTPTNPFNYSSTSPHKPPGMAAGVRAQARRSFSSSSKVKEDEFASVADLQFEAPLKIVEYPDPILRAKNKRISTFDHNLKKLVDEMFDIMYRTDGIGLSAPQVGINVHLMVFNPVGERGEGEEIVLVNPKVSRYSRKIVPYNEGCLSFPAIYADVERPDSVTIDAQDISGKKFAFNLTGLPARVFQHEYDHLQGILFFDRMTDEVLESISADLQALEKKYEGRTGLQSPERIDARRRRKTAIGFGKSR; encoded by the exons ATGGCTGGAGCGACCTGGCTCTACTCTTCCCCATTTTCTAAAGCTCTACTGTCGAAGCTTCCCGGCACCGCCACCATTGCTCCCTCCATTTTCCGCCGTCTCCACCGCTTCACTCCGACAAATCCCTTCAACTATTCTTCGACATCCCCTCATAAACCTCCCGGAATGGCAGCAGGTGTTCGTGCTCAGGCCAGAAGAagcttctcttcttcttccaaAGTAAAAGAGGACGAATTTGCCTCTG TGGCTGATTTGCAGTTTGAGGCACCCCTTAAAATTGTGGAATATCCAGACCCGATATTGAgagcaaaaaataaaaggatcaGTACGTTTGACCATAACTTGAAGAAGTTAGTAGATGAGATGTTCGACATAATGTATAG GACTGATGGGATTGGGCTTTCAGCACCCCAGGTGGGAATTAATGTTCACCTTATGGTGTTTAATCCGGTTGGTGAACGTGGGGAAGGAGAGGAGATTGTTCTTGTGAATCCGAAAGTTAGTAGATATTCGAGGAAAATTGTTCCTTATAATGAGGGCTGTTTGTCCTTTCCGGCGATTTATGCTGATGTTGAG AGACCGGACTCTGTGACAATCGATGCACAGGACATTAGTGGCAAAAAATTTGCATTTAACTTGACGGGACTTCCTGCAAGGGTGTTTCAGCATGAATATGATCATCTTCAG GGAATACTTTTCTTTGATAGAATGACAGACGAAGTTCTTGAAAGTATCAGTGCGGATTTACAG GCCTTGGAAAAGAAATATGAGGGGAGAACTGGATTGCAAAGCCCTGAAAGAATAGATGCTCGAAGAAGAAGGAAGACTGCTATTGGGTTTGGAAAATCACGATAG
- the LOC113711815 gene encoding peptide deformylase 1B, chloroplastic-like isoform X1, which produces MAGATWLYSSPFSKALLSKLPGTATIAPSIFRRLHRFTPTNPFNYSSTSPHKPPGMAAGVRAQARRSFSSSSKVKEDEFASAVADLQFEAPLKIVEYPDPILRAKNKRISTFDHNLKKLVDEMFDIMYRTDGIGLSAPQVGINVHLMVFNPVGERGEGEEIVLVNPKVSRYSRKIVPYNEGCLSFPAIYADVERPDSVTIDAQDISGKKFAFNLTGLPARVFQHEYDHLQGILFFDRMTDEVLESISADLQALEKKYEGRTGLQSPERIDARRRRKTAIGFGKSR; this is translated from the exons ATGGCTGGAGCGACCTGGCTCTACTCTTCCCCATTTTCTAAAGCTCTACTGTCGAAGCTTCCCGGCACCGCCACCATTGCTCCCTCCATTTTCCGCCGTCTCCACCGCTTCACTCCGACAAATCCCTTCAACTATTCTTCGACATCCCCTCATAAACCTCCCGGAATGGCAGCAGGTGTTCGTGCTCAGGCCAGAAGAagcttctcttcttcttccaaAGTAAAAGAGGACGAATTTGCCTCTG CAGTGGCTGATTTGCAGTTTGAGGCACCCCTTAAAATTGTGGAATATCCAGACCCGATATTGAgagcaaaaaataaaaggatcaGTACGTTTGACCATAACTTGAAGAAGTTAGTAGATGAGATGTTCGACATAATGTATAG GACTGATGGGATTGGGCTTTCAGCACCCCAGGTGGGAATTAATGTTCACCTTATGGTGTTTAATCCGGTTGGTGAACGTGGGGAAGGAGAGGAGATTGTTCTTGTGAATCCGAAAGTTAGTAGATATTCGAGGAAAATTGTTCCTTATAATGAGGGCTGTTTGTCCTTTCCGGCGATTTATGCTGATGTTGAG AGACCGGACTCTGTGACAATCGATGCACAGGACATTAGTGGCAAAAAATTTGCATTTAACTTGACGGGACTTCCTGCAAGGGTGTTTCAGCATGAATATGATCATCTTCAG GGAATACTTTTCTTTGATAGAATGACAGACGAAGTTCTTGAAAGTATCAGTGCGGATTTACAG GCCTTGGAAAAGAAATATGAGGGGAGAACTGGATTGCAAAGCCCTGAAAGAATAGATGCTCGAAGAAGAAGGAAGACTGCTATTGGGTTTGGAAAATCACGATAG